Proteins from a genomic interval of Equus quagga isolate Etosha38 chromosome 11, UCLA_HA_Equagga_1.0, whole genome shotgun sequence:
- the HTR1E gene encoding 5-hydroxytryptamine receptor 1E codes for MNITNCTTEASVAVRPKTVTEKMLISMTLVIITSLTMLLNSAVIMAICTTKKLHQPANYLICSLAVTDLLVAVLVMPLSIMYIVMDSWKLGYFVCEVWLSVDMTCCTCSILHLCVIALDRYWAITNAIEYARKRTAKRAGLMILTVWTISVFISMPPLFWRSHRRLSLPLSQCTIQHDHVIYTIYSTLGAFYIPLTLILILYYRIYHAAKSLYQKRGSSRHLSNRSTDSQNSFASCKLTQTFCVSDFSTSDPTTEFEKIHTSIRIPPFDNDLDHPGERQQISSTRERKAARILGLILGAFILSWLPFFIKELIVGLSIYTVSSGVADFLTWLGYVNSLINPLLYTSFNEDFKLAFKKLIRCREHT; via the coding sequence ATGAACATCACTAACTGTACCACAGAAGCCAGCGTGGCTGTGAGACCCAAGACCGTCACTGAGAAGATGCTCATTTCCATGACCCTGGTGATCATCACCTCCCTGACCATGTTGCTAAACTCAGCCGTGATCATGGCCATCTGCACCACCAAAAAGCTCCACCAGCCTGCCAACTACTTGATCTGCTCTCTGGCTGTGACGGACCTGCTGGTAGCAGTCCTGGTGATGCCCCTTAGCATCATGTACATTGTCATGGACAGCTGGAAGCTAGGGTACTTCGTCTGTGAGGTGTGGCTGAGTGTGGACATGACATGCTGCACCTGCTCCATCCTCCATCTCTGTGTGATTGCCCTGGACAGGTACTGGGCCATCACCAACGCTATTGAGTATGCCAGGAAGAGGACCGCCAAGAGGGCTGGACTGATGATCCTCACCGTCTGGACCATCTCCGTCTTCATCTCCATGCCCCCTCTGTTCTGGAGGAGCCACCGCCGACTCAGCCTGCCCCTTAGTCAGTGCACCATCCAGCATGACCACGTCATCTACACCATTTACTCCACACTTGGGGCATTTTATATCCCCTTGACTTTGATACTGATTCTCTATTACCGGATTTACCATGCAGCCAAGAGTCTTTACCAGAAAAGAGGATCAAGCCGGCACTTAAGCAACAGAAGCACAGACAGCCAAAATTCGTTTGCGAGCTGTAAACTTACACAGACTTTCTGTGTGTCTGACTTCTCCACCTCAGACCCCACCACAGAGTTTGAAAAGATCCACACCTCCATCAGGATCCCTCCCTTTGACAATGATCTCGATCATCCGGGAGAACGCCAGCAAATCTCTAGTACCAGGGAGCGCAAGGCAGCACGCATCCTGGGCCTGATTTTGGGGGCATTCATTTTGTCGTGGCTGCCATTTTTCATCAAAGAGTTGATTGTAGGTCTGAGCATCTACACCGTGTCCTCCGGAGTGGCTGATTTTTTGACATGGCTTGGTTATGTTAATTCTCTGATCAACCCTCTGCTCTACACAAGTTTTAATGAGGACTTTAAGCTGGCTTTTAAAAAGCTCATTAGGTGCCGAGAACATACTTAG